A region of Streptomyces paludis DNA encodes the following proteins:
- a CDS encoding TetR/AcrR family transcriptional regulator, translated as MTDAKDTKDPTPLPKSEKTLPKSEQTRTLILETALRLFKERGYDKTTMRAIAKEAGVSVGNAYYYFASKEHLVQGFYDRIATEHRLAIRPVLDRETGLEERFGAVLTGWLDIAEPYHAFAAQFFKNAADPDSPLSPFSPESEPVREAAIAVHREVLAGSRTKIPKELADTLPEVLWLAQMGLVLYWVYDRSPHSARTRRLALRGARLTARTIALSRFRVLRPVVREVHELFTEFLPGMAETAAARAGRTDRAGRTDTADPADRTDSSGRDS; from the coding sequence GTGACGGACGCGAAGGACACGAAGGACCCGACCCCCCTCCCGAAGAGCGAGAAGACTCTTCCGAAGAGCGAGCAGACCCGCACCCTCATCCTCGAAACCGCGCTGCGGCTCTTCAAGGAGCGCGGTTACGACAAGACGACGATGCGGGCCATCGCCAAGGAGGCCGGTGTCTCCGTCGGGAACGCGTACTACTACTTCGCGTCGAAGGAACATCTCGTCCAGGGCTTCTACGACCGGATCGCCACCGAACACCGGCTGGCGATCCGGCCCGTACTGGACCGGGAGACCGGTCTGGAGGAACGCTTCGGCGCGGTGCTGACGGGCTGGCTCGACATCGCGGAGCCGTACCACGCCTTCGCCGCGCAGTTCTTCAAGAACGCGGCGGATCCCGACAGCCCGCTCAGCCCCTTCTCCCCCGAATCGGAGCCGGTCCGGGAGGCCGCGATCGCCGTCCACCGCGAGGTGCTGGCCGGCTCCCGGACGAAGATCCCGAAGGAGCTGGCGGACACCCTCCCCGAGGTGCTGTGGCTGGCCCAGATGGGGCTGGTCCTGTACTGGGTCTACGACCGCTCGCCGCACAGCGCGCGCACCCGCCGGCTGGCCCTGCGCGGCGCCCGGCTGACCGCCCGGACGATCGCGCTCTCGCGCTTCCGGGTGCTGCGTCCGGTCGTACGCGAAGTGCACGAGCTGTTCACGGAGTTCCTGCCGGGGATGGCGGAAACGGCGGCGGCACGGGCCGGCCGGACCGACCGAGCTGGCCGGACGGACACGGCTGACCCGGCCGACCGGACCGACAGCTCCGGCAGGGACTCCTGA